One segment of Micromonospora parathelypteridis DNA contains the following:
- a CDS encoding heavy metal translocating P-type ATPase, with protein sequence MSHEDEHHPMQSPGEAVNRHGGHGGHRSSREGLGGQPVQASTHAGHAGTGEHGGHDKHAGHDPEVFRRKFWLSLVLTVPIVVTSHMVMDWFGYRLDFPGVDWVGPVLGTVVFVYGGWPFLQGAVREVRDRAPGMMLLIAMAITVAYVASAATALGVFDLDFWWELAALVTIMLLGHWQEMKAIGQARGALSALAALLPDDAERLGGDGQPEQVRVSDLGVGDVVLVRPGGRVPADGRITDGRAEVDESMITGESRPVGRERGDRVVAGTVATDAAIRVRVDAIGEDTALAGIQRLVAQAQQSSGRAQVLADRFAAWLFYIATATAAATLLIWTLVGNLDEAVVRTVTVLVIACPHALGLAIPLVIALSTAVAAKGGILVKDRLALERMRTIDTVLFDKTGTLTRGEHVVAGVAATGDVSETDVLALAAAVEADSEHPLARAIVTAAAQQGTRRTATDFRSLTGRGVRADVDGVSYAVGGPALLRELGATAPGDLDEHRAEWSRRGAAVLHLLRLDGDQAHVIGALALEDQIRPEARQAIADLRQQGIRKIVMITGDARPVAEAVAADLGFRPGEDEVFAEVLPADKDEAVGELQRRGLRVAMVGDGVNDAPALARADVGIAIGAGTDVAIESAGVVLASSDPRGVTGVIRLSRASYRKMIQNLAWAAGYNVVALPLAAGALAWAGVSLSPAVAAVLMSASTIVVALNAQLLRRVQLRHPDDSGLKRGR encoded by the coding sequence CGGCCACGGTGGTCATCGAAGCAGTCGCGAGGGCCTGGGCGGGCAGCCTGTTCAGGCCAGCACCCACGCCGGCCATGCCGGCACTGGCGAGCACGGCGGGCATGACAAGCACGCCGGGCATGACCCGGAGGTGTTCCGCCGCAAGTTCTGGCTGAGTCTGGTCTTGACCGTACCGATCGTGGTGACCAGTCACATGGTGATGGACTGGTTCGGCTATCGGCTGGACTTTCCGGGCGTCGACTGGGTGGGGCCGGTGCTGGGCACGGTGGTGTTCGTCTACGGCGGGTGGCCGTTCCTGCAGGGCGCGGTGCGGGAGGTCCGTGACCGGGCGCCGGGGATGATGTTGCTGATCGCGATGGCCATCACCGTCGCGTACGTGGCCTCGGCGGCGACCGCGCTGGGCGTGTTCGACCTGGACTTCTGGTGGGAGCTGGCAGCTCTGGTCACGATCATGCTGCTCGGGCACTGGCAGGAGATGAAGGCCATCGGCCAGGCCCGGGGCGCCCTGTCGGCCCTGGCCGCTCTGCTGCCCGACGACGCCGAACGCCTCGGCGGTGACGGTCAGCCCGAACAGGTGCGGGTCAGCGACTTGGGCGTCGGCGACGTGGTCCTGGTCCGTCCGGGCGGGCGGGTGCCGGCCGACGGGCGCATCACCGACGGCCGCGCGGAGGTGGACGAGTCGATGATCACCGGCGAGTCCCGGCCGGTCGGCCGCGAACGCGGCGACCGGGTAGTGGCGGGCACGGTCGCCACCGACGCGGCCATCCGGGTACGCGTCGACGCCATCGGCGAGGACACCGCCCTGGCCGGCATCCAACGCCTGGTCGCGCAGGCCCAGCAGTCCAGCGGCAGGGCACAGGTCCTCGCTGACCGGTTCGCGGCCTGGCTGTTCTACATCGCCACCGCCACCGCCGCCGCGACGCTGCTGATCTGGACACTGGTCGGCAACCTCGACGAGGCCGTCGTCCGCACCGTCACGGTGCTGGTGATCGCCTGCCCGCACGCGCTGGGGCTGGCCATCCCGCTGGTGATCGCCCTGTCGACCGCCGTGGCCGCGAAGGGCGGCATCCTGGTCAAGGACCGCCTCGCCCTGGAGCGCATGCGCACCATCGACACGGTGCTGTTCGACAAGACCGGCACCCTGACCCGCGGCGAGCACGTCGTCGCCGGTGTCGCCGCCACCGGCGACGTCAGCGAAACCGACGTACTGGCCCTCGCGGCGGCGGTCGAGGCCGACAGCGAACACCCCCTCGCACGGGCCATCGTCACCGCCGCCGCCCAGCAGGGCACCCGGCGAACCGCGACCGATTTCCGGTCGCTGACCGGCCGCGGGGTGCGCGCCGACGTCGACGGCGTCAGCTACGCCGTCGGCGGACCCGCCCTCCTGCGCGAACTCGGCGCCACGGCGCCCGGCGACCTCGACGAGCACCGGGCCGAGTGGTCCCGACGGGGAGCGGCCGTACTGCACCTGCTGCGTCTCGACGGCGACCAGGCACACGTCATCGGCGCCCTCGCCCTCGAAGACCAGATCCGCCCCGAGGCACGCCAAGCCATCGCCGACCTACGCCAACAGGGCATCCGCAAGATCGTCATGATCACCGGGGACGCGCGGCCGGTCGCCGAGGCGGTCGCCGCCGACCTGGGCTTCCGACCCGGCGAGGACGAAGTGTTCGCCGAGGTGCTGCCCGCCGACAAGGACGAGGCGGTCGGCGAGCTGCAACGCCGAGGGCTGCGGGTGGCAATGGTCGGCGACGGCGTGAACGACGCTCCCGCGCTGGCCCGCGCCGACGTCGGCATCGCCATCGGCGCCGGCACCGACGTCGCGATCGAATCCGCGGGTGTCGTGCTCGCCTCCTCAGACCCGCGCGGGGTCACCGGAGTCATCCGGCTCTCGCGCGCCTCGTACCGCAAGATGATCCAGAATCTGGCCTGGGCCGCCGGCTACAACGTCGTCGCCCTGCCGCTGGCCGCCGGTGCTCTGGCCTGGGCCGGAGTGAGCCTGAGTCCCGCGGTCGCCGCGGTGCTGATGTCCGCCTCGACGATCGTGGTCGCGCTCAACGCCCAACTGCTGCGCCGCGTGCAGCTCCGCCACCCGGATGATTCAGGTCTGAAGCGCGGACGGTAG
- a CDS encoding aldo/keto reductase yields the protein MRTAKLNELEVTRIGLGAMGMSHGYSGAGSDDAESIRTIHRAIDLGVTLIDTAEVYGPYVNEELVGKALQGRRDQVVLATKFGLISHTGRGAGKPDSTPDSIRSAVDGSLKRLGTDHIDLYYQHRVDPDTPIEDTMGALAQLVQDGKIRYVGLSEAWVDTIRRAHAVHPVTALQSEYSLWTRDQEEILPLLRELGIGLVAYSPLGRGFLTGALRTPADVEKLDDGDFRKNHPRFTGENFQRNLRLADQVKAVADQVGATSAQVALAWLLAQGDDIVPIPGTKRVSRVQENAAADAVTLTPEQIVTLTALPVAEGGHHTDEQMQMIER from the coding sequence ATGCGTACCGCGAAGCTCAATGAACTCGAGGTCACCCGCATCGGCCTTGGCGCGATGGGAATGTCACACGGCTACAGCGGCGCCGGCAGCGACGACGCCGAGTCGATCCGCACCATTCACCGCGCGATCGACCTCGGCGTCACCCTCATCGACACCGCCGAGGTCTACGGCCCCTACGTCAACGAGGAACTGGTCGGCAAGGCCCTGCAAGGCCGCCGCGACCAGGTCGTGCTGGCCACCAAGTTCGGCCTGATCTCGCACACCGGCCGTGGCGCCGGAAAGCCGGACAGCACCCCGGACAGCATCCGCAGCGCAGTGGACGGCTCACTCAAGCGCCTCGGCACCGACCACATCGACCTGTACTACCAGCATCGGGTCGACCCGGACACCCCGATCGAGGACACCATGGGTGCCCTCGCACAGCTCGTGCAGGACGGCAAGATCCGGTACGTCGGCCTGTCCGAGGCCTGGGTCGACACCATCCGCCGCGCACACGCCGTGCACCCGGTCACCGCGCTGCAGTCGGAGTACTCGCTGTGGACGCGCGACCAGGAGGAGATCCTGCCGCTGCTGCGCGAGCTCGGCATCGGCCTGGTCGCGTACTCCCCCCTCGGCCGCGGCTTCCTCACCGGCGCCCTGCGCACCCCGGCCGACGTCGAGAAGCTCGACGACGGCGACTTCCGCAAGAACCACCCGCGCTTCACCGGGGAGAACTTCCAGCGCAACCTGCGCCTAGCCGACCAGGTGAAGGCAGTCGCCGATCAGGTCGGCGCCACCTCGGCCCAAGTGGCACTGGCCTGGCTGCTGGCCCAGGGCGACGACATCGTTCCCATCCCCGGCACCAAGCGGGTCAGCCGGGTGCAGGAGAACGCCGCCGCGGACGCCGTCACGCTCACGCCCGAGCAGATCGTGACCCTCACCGCGCTGCCCGTTGCCGAAGGTGGCCACCACACCGACGAGCAGATGCAAATGATCGAGCGTTAA
- a CDS encoding aldo/keto reductase yields MSTASQLTLNNGVTIPPIGFGVFQTPPDETRDAVQAALSTGYRLIDTAAAYGNEREVGEAITTSGVDRSDVFIETKIWISDYGYEQTLHGFIKSARKLGVDQIDLLILHQALPAQFDKTLDAYRALEKLLADGKVRAIGVSNFMVEHLTRLLDTAAVVPAVNQFEVHPYFQQREVEAFGAQHGILSQAWSPIGGVTFYRDGEHTSTLQDPVIGDIATAHGKTPAQVMLRWHLQQGRSAIPKSTKPARIAENFGVFDFELTGEQLAAIDALDTGKRGGPEPEAITLESFGREIPEA; encoded by the coding sequence ATGTCCACCGCTTCGCAGCTGACGCTGAACAACGGCGTCACGATTCCCCCCATCGGCTTCGGTGTCTTCCAGACCCCGCCGGACGAGACCCGCGACGCCGTGCAGGCGGCCCTGTCGACCGGCTACCGGCTCATCGACACCGCCGCCGCCTACGGCAACGAGCGCGAAGTCGGCGAGGCCATCACCACGTCCGGCGTCGACCGTTCCGATGTCTTCATCGAAACCAAGATCTGGATCAGCGACTACGGGTACGAGCAGACCCTGCACGGCTTCATCAAAAGTGCCCGCAAGCTGGGCGTCGACCAGATCGACCTGCTCATCCTGCACCAAGCCCTGCCGGCGCAGTTCGACAAGACCCTCGACGCGTACCGCGCCCTGGAGAAGCTGCTGGCCGACGGCAAGGTCCGCGCCATCGGCGTCAGCAACTTCATGGTCGAGCACCTGACCCGCCTTCTCGACACGGCTGCCGTCGTGCCGGCGGTGAACCAGTTCGAGGTGCACCCCTATTTTCAGCAGCGCGAGGTGGAGGCCTTCGGTGCCCAGCACGGCATCCTGTCGCAGGCGTGGTCGCCGATCGGCGGCGTTACGTTCTACCGCGACGGCGAGCACACCAGCACGCTGCAGGACCCGGTGATCGGGGACATCGCCACGGCGCACGGCAAGACGCCCGCGCAGGTGATGCTGCGCTGGCACCTGCAGCAGGGCCGCTCGGCGATCCCGAAGTCGACCAAGCCGGCCCGGATCGCGGAAAACTTCGGCGTGTTCGACTTCGAGCTCACCGGCGAACAGCTCGCCGCGATCGACGCCCTGGACACCGGCAAGCGCGGCGGCCCCGAGCCGGAGGCCATCACCCTCGAGAGCTTCGGCCGCGAGATCCCCGAAGCCTGA
- a CDS encoding DUF2255 family protein, whose protein sequence is MEPEVVTTSWTGEELTTIGRAEELQLASRRSDGTPSRWVTMWVVRAGDELYVRSARGPANAWYARAVCAGAGCIRAGGLERDVVFTKPASPDVHAAIDVAYHTKYDRYGPTIVGSVVGEKAHGVTLRLLPQN, encoded by the coding sequence GTGGAACCCGAAGTTGTGACGACGTCCTGGACAGGCGAAGAGCTGACCACCATCGGCCGCGCTGAGGAGCTGCAGCTCGCGTCGCGGCGCAGCGACGGCACACCCAGCCGGTGGGTGACGATGTGGGTTGTCCGCGCCGGTGACGAGCTGTACGTCCGCTCGGCCCGCGGCCCAGCCAACGCCTGGTATGCGCGGGCGGTGTGCGCCGGCGCGGGGTGTATCCGCGCCGGCGGCCTGGAACGCGACGTGGTGTTCACCAAGCCCGCCAGCCCCGACGTCCATGCCGCCATCGACGTTGCCTACCACACCAAGTACGACCGGTACGGGCCCACCATCGTGGGTTCCGTCGTGGGAGAGAAAGCGCACGGGGTCACCCTCCGCCTGCTCCCCCAGAACTGA
- a CDS encoding oxidoreductase, which yields MTTWLITGCSSGLGRALADAVLARGDNAVVTARDASTVKDLADSHPETALAVALDVTDPAQVTAAVEQAEDSFGSIDVLVNNAGYGYRAAVEEGVDTDVQELFATNFFGAVNVIKAVLPGMRTRRSGTIVNISSIGARSFNPGSGYYSASKAALEGMSATLRKEVEPLGIRVTTIEPGAFRTDFAGRSLTQSATVINDYAATAGKRRKENDNTHGTQPGDPAKAAKVLITAVEAGHPPALLLLGSDAVKVIGDALDSQRAELEAWQELSVSTDFPQE from the coding sequence ATGACCACCTGGTTGATCACCGGCTGTTCCAGCGGCCTGGGCCGCGCCCTCGCCGACGCGGTTCTCGCCCGCGGCGACAACGCCGTCGTCACCGCCCGCGACGCGTCCACGGTCAAGGACCTCGCCGACAGCCACCCCGAAACGGCTCTGGCCGTCGCCCTGGACGTGACCGACCCGGCGCAGGTCACCGCCGCCGTCGAGCAGGCCGAGGACAGTTTCGGCAGCATCGACGTGCTGGTCAACAACGCCGGCTACGGCTACCGCGCGGCGGTCGAAGAAGGCGTTGACACCGACGTGCAGGAGTTGTTCGCCACGAACTTCTTCGGCGCGGTAAACGTGATCAAGGCGGTGCTTCCGGGCATGCGGACGCGGCGCAGTGGCACGATCGTGAACATCTCCTCGATCGGAGCGCGCTCCTTCAACCCCGGCTCCGGCTACTACTCCGCCAGCAAAGCAGCGCTCGAAGGCATGTCCGCCACGCTGCGCAAGGAGGTCGAGCCGCTCGGGATCAGGGTCACCACGATCGAGCCCGGCGCCTTCCGCACCGACTTCGCCGGTCGGTCGCTGACCCAGTCAGCCACGGTCATCAACGACTACGCCGCTACCGCCGGCAAGCGTCGCAAGGAGAACGACAACACCCACGGCACCCAGCCCGGCGACCCGGCCAAAGCCGCCAAAGTCCTGATCACCGCCGTCGAAGCCGGCCATCCACCGGCCCTGCTGCTGCTCGGCTCGGACGCGGTGAAAGTCATCGGCGATGCCCTCGACAGCCAACGCGCGGAGCTCGAGGCCTGGCAGGAGCTGAGCGTCAGCACCGACTTCCCACAAGAGTGA
- a CDS encoding zinc-dependent alcohol dehydrogenase family protein produces the protein MRATLYGGPGDITVGERPDPHLEKPTDAVVRVTLGCVCGSDLWYYRGVNPHALGPIGHEFIGVVEQVGVDVTTVRPGDLVVAPFTFCDGTCANCRAGWTGNCLNGGSFGNHGVDGGQGEYVKVPYADATLVKVPSGDYSDAVMKSLVAVSDVMCTGHHAAVSAGVKPGDTVAVVGDGAVGLCAVIAAKRLGAERIMSLSRNPVRQALAREFGATDIIAERGDDAIKLIMNMTGGLGVDAALECVGTGQSMATAFGIARVGSIVGAVGVPHDSTVPLQTVIFHNVGLRGGVAPARRYIPELLDDVLHGRINPGRVFDYETGLDDIKDAYDAMIDRRATKALVRIGV, from the coding sequence ATGCGTGCCACTCTCTACGGCGGCCCTGGCGACATCACCGTCGGCGAGCGCCCTGACCCGCACCTCGAGAAACCCACGGACGCGGTCGTGCGCGTCACGCTCGGCTGCGTTTGCGGCTCCGACCTGTGGTACTACCGCGGTGTCAACCCGCACGCTCTGGGCCCGATCGGCCACGAGTTCATTGGGGTTGTCGAGCAGGTCGGCGTTGACGTGACCACCGTACGGCCGGGGGATCTGGTCGTCGCGCCGTTCACCTTCTGCGACGGCACCTGCGCCAACTGCCGGGCCGGCTGGACCGGTAACTGCCTCAACGGCGGTTCGTTCGGCAACCACGGCGTCGACGGCGGCCAGGGCGAGTACGTCAAGGTTCCGTACGCCGATGCGACGTTGGTCAAGGTGCCCTCCGGCGACTACTCCGACGCGGTGATGAAGTCGTTGGTGGCTGTGTCGGATGTGATGTGCACCGGGCACCACGCCGCCGTCAGTGCCGGTGTGAAGCCCGGAGACACCGTCGCGGTGGTCGGTGACGGCGCGGTGGGCCTGTGCGCGGTGATCGCGGCCAAGCGTCTGGGCGCGGAGCGGATCATGTCACTGAGCCGTAACCCGGTCCGCCAAGCCCTCGCCCGGGAGTTCGGCGCGACCGACATCATCGCCGAGCGCGGCGACGACGCCATCAAGCTGATCATGAACATGACCGGAGGACTCGGCGTCGACGCCGCCCTCGAGTGCGTGGGCACCGGCCAGTCGATGGCCACCGCCTTCGGTATCGCCCGGGTCGGCTCGATCGTCGGCGCCGTCGGGGTACCGCACGACTCCACCGTTCCGCTGCAAACGGTCATCTTCCACAACGTCGGCCTGCGCGGCGGTGTCGCCCCGGCCCGCCGCTACATCCCCGAGTTGCTCGACGACGTCCTGCACGGGCGGATCAACCCAGGGCGGGTCTTCGACTACGAAACCGGCCTGGACGACATCAAGGACGCCTACGACGCGATGATCGACCGCCGCGCCACCAAGGCGCTCGTCCGCATCGGCGTTTGA